Proteins encoded together in one Chroicocephalus ridibundus chromosome 13, bChrRid1.1, whole genome shotgun sequence window:
- the PIWIL1 gene encoding piwi-like protein 1 isoform X1: protein MTGRARARARGRPPGQEAAIPSVGAASVQQTLPSQPPGFRQPQQPRVPPSVSEEPGGRGRQRGPQSVLQGQNRRKPEGLQISAGFQELSLADRGGRRRDFHDIGVNTRQAIEHVQESKTGSSGVMIKLTTNYFRLMSRPQWALYQYHVCYNPEMEARRLRSALLFQHEELIGKTHAFDGSILFLPKNLGNKVTEVFSRTRNGEDVKITITLTNELPPTSPTCLQFYNIIFRRLLKMLNFQQIGRNYYNPSDPISIPKHRLMVWPGFTTSILQYEESIMLCTDVSYKVLRSETVLDFMYSLYYQVEEQRFRDACAKELIGLIVLTKYNNRTYRVDDIDWDANPRCTFRKADGSEISYVDYYKRQYNQEITDLNQPVLISQSKRKRGNLMPGPVALIPELCFLTGLTEKMRNDFNMMKDLSSHTRVPPEQRKHEIGRLIDYIRKDDNVQKELRDWGLSFDSNLLSFSGRVIQGEKILQSGNVFDYNPQFADWSKETKGAPLICAKPLENWLLIYTRRNYEIANILLQNLFKVTPSMGIRMNKATMIEVEDRTEAYLRVLQQCITPDTNIAVCVLSSSRKDKYDAIKKYLCTDCPIPSQCVLARTLSKPQTAMAVATKIALQMNCKMGGELWSVEIPLKQVMVVGIDCYHDTLSGKHSIAGFVANLNQTMTRWFSRCVVQGQGQEIVDGLKACLQTALRDWFKWNKYLPSRIIVYRDGVGDGQLHTLVNYEVPQFLDCLKSVGKDYNPRLTVIVVKKRVNTRFFAQSGGALKNPPPGTVVDVEVTRPEWYDFFIVSQAVRNGCVAPTHYNVIYDTSGLKPDHLQRLTYKLCHMYYNWSGVIRVPAPCQYAHKLAFLVGQSIHREPNLLLSDRLYYL, encoded by the exons GTTCAACAGACTTTGCCAAGTCAGCCACCTGGCTTTCGGCAACCTCAGCAGCCACGTGTTCCTCCATCAGTATCAGAAGAACCTGGTGGCCGTGGACGACAAAGGGGCCCTCAGAGTGTTCTACAAGGCCAGAACAGGAGAAAGCCAGAAG GATTACAGATTTCGGCAGGATTTCAGGAGTTGTCTTTAGCAGACAGGGGTGGACGTCGTAGAGATTTCCATGACATTGGGGTAAATACTCGGCAAGCCATAGAGCATGTTCAAGAATCAAAAACTG GTTCTTCAGGTGTTATGATAAAATTAACTACAAATTACTTTCGTTTGATGTCTCGACCCCAGTGGGCTTTATATCAGTACCATGTTTGCTATAATCCTGAGATGGAAGCACGCCGTCTTCGATCAGCTTTGCTCTTTCAGCATGAAGAGCTAATTGGAAAGACACATGCATTTGATGGATCAATATTATTCTTGCCAAAAAACCTAGGGAATAAG GTTACTGAAGTGTTTAGTAGGACTCGAAATGGAGAGGATGTGAAGATAACAATCACATTGACTAATGAGTTGCCACCTACTTCACCTACGTGTCTGCAGTTTTACAACATCATTTTTAGAAG GCTGTTGAAGATGTTGAATTTCCAGCAGATTGGACGTAATTATTACAACCCCAGTGACCCAATCAGCATCCCTAAACACAG GTTGATGGTTTGGCCGGGCTTCACAACTTCTATCCTCCAGTATGAGGAAAGCATTATGTTATGTACGGATGTGAGCTATAAGGTTCTCCGCAGTGAAACAGTGTTGGATTTTATGTACAGTCTGTATTACCAGGTTGAAGAGCAAAGATTTAGAGATGCGTGTGCTAAGGAGCTGATAGGTTTAATTGTTCTAACAAA GTATAATAACAGAACATACAGAGTTGATGACATTGACTGGGATGCCAATCCACGGTGTACCTTTAGAAAAGCAGATGGTTCTGAGATCAGCTATGTGGACTACTACAAAAGG CAGTATAATCAAGAAATTACCGACTTGAACCAGCCTGTCTTGATCAGTCAGTctaagaggaagagaggaaaccTGATGCCAGGACCTGTGGCTCTAATTCCAGAGCTGTGCTTCCTAACAG GATTAACTGAGAAGATGCGTAATGATTTTAATATGATGAAAGACTTGTCTAGTCATACACGAGTGCCACCTGAGCAAAGGAAACATGAAATTGGAAGACTTATTGACTACATCCGAAA AGATGACAATGTTCAGAAGGAACTCCGAGACTGGGGTTTAAGCTTTGATTCCAATTTATTATCCTTTTCGGGAAGAGTTATTCAAGGAGAAAAGATCCTTCAATCAGGAAATGTG TTTGATTACAATCCTCAGTTTGCTGACTGGTCAAAGGAAACCAAGGGAGCTCCCTTAATCTGTGCAAAGCCTCTAGAAAACTGGTTGTTAATATACACACGGCGCAACTATGAGATTGCTAATATATTACTTCAGAATCTCTTTAAAGTCACACCATCTATGGGAATCAGAATGAACAAGGCAACCAT GATTGAAGTAGAAGATAGAACAGAAGCTTATTTAAGGGTTTTACAGCAATGTATTACCCCTGACACAAACATA gcagTTTGTGTTTTGTCTAGTTCCCGAAAGGATAAATACGATGCCATCAAGAAATACTTATGTACAGATTGTCCCATTCCCAGTCAATGTGTGCTTGCTCGCACTTTAAGCAAGCCTCAGACTGCTATGGCTGTAGCAACAAAAATTGCCTTACAAATGAACTGTAAAATGGGTGGAGAACTTTGGAGTGTTGAGATCCCa CTGAAACAGGTGATGGTTGTGGGAATTGATTGTTACCATGACACTTTGTCTGGAAAGCACTCAATCGCAGGATTTGTAGCTAACCTGAATCAAACAATGACACG GTGGTTCTCCCGCTGTGTTGTTCAAGGTCAGGGGCAAGAGATTGTGGATGGGCTCAAGGCCTGCTTGCAAA ctgctctAAGAGACTGGTTCAAGTGGAATAAGTATTTGCCCTCTCGTATTATTGTGTATCGTGATGGTGTAGGAGATGGACAACTGCATACTTTGGTTAATTACGAAGTGCCTCAGTTCCTGGATTGCTTGAAGAGTGTTGGTAAAGACTACAA tcCAAGACTTACTGTGATAGTTGTGAAGAAACGAGTGAATACCAGATTCTTTGCACAGAGTGGTGGAGCACTTAAAAACCCACCCCCTGGTACTGTTGTTGATGTGGAGGTTACCAGACCAGAGTG GTATGATTTCTTTATTGTGAGTCAGGCAGTGAGAAATGGTTGTGTTGCACCCACTCATTATAATGTGATTTATGACACTAGCGGTCTGAAACCAGATCACTTACAACGTTTAACCTACAAACTTTGCCACATGTACTATAATTGGTCG ggtgttatcagagtaCCTGCTCCTTGCCAGTATGCTCATAAACTGGCTTTCCTCGTAGGTCAGAGTATTCACAGAGAACCAAACCTGTTGCTTTCAGACAGACTTTACTATCTTTGA
- the PIWIL1 gene encoding piwi-like protein 1 isoform X2 has protein sequence MTGRARARARGRPPGQEAAIPSVGAASVQQTLPSQPPGFRQPQQPRVPPSVSEEPGGRGRQRGPQSVLKTIGLQISAGFQELSLADRGGRRRDFHDIGVNTRQAIEHVQESKTGSSGVMIKLTTNYFRLMSRPQWALYQYHVCYNPEMEARRLRSALLFQHEELIGKTHAFDGSILFLPKNLGNKVTEVFSRTRNGEDVKITITLTNELPPTSPTCLQFYNIIFRRLLKMLNFQQIGRNYYNPSDPISIPKHRLMVWPGFTTSILQYEESIMLCTDVSYKVLRSETVLDFMYSLYYQVEEQRFRDACAKELIGLIVLTKYNNRTYRVDDIDWDANPRCTFRKADGSEISYVDYYKRQYNQEITDLNQPVLISQSKRKRGNLMPGPVALIPELCFLTGLTEKMRNDFNMMKDLSSHTRVPPEQRKHEIGRLIDYIRKDDNVQKELRDWGLSFDSNLLSFSGRVIQGEKILQSGNVFDYNPQFADWSKETKGAPLICAKPLENWLLIYTRRNYEIANILLQNLFKVTPSMGIRMNKATMIEVEDRTEAYLRVLQQCITPDTNIAVCVLSSSRKDKYDAIKKYLCTDCPIPSQCVLARTLSKPQTAMAVATKIALQMNCKMGGELWSVEIPLKQVMVVGIDCYHDTLSGKHSIAGFVANLNQTMTRWFSRCVVQGQGQEIVDGLKACLQTALRDWFKWNKYLPSRIIVYRDGVGDGQLHTLVNYEVPQFLDCLKSVGKDYNPRLTVIVVKKRVNTRFFAQSGGALKNPPPGTVVDVEVTRPEWYDFFIVSQAVRNGCVAPTHYNVIYDTSGLKPDHLQRLTYKLCHMYYNWSGVIRVPAPCQYAHKLAFLVGQSIHREPNLLLSDRLYYL, from the exons GTTCAACAGACTTTGCCAAGTCAGCCACCTGGCTTTCGGCAACCTCAGCAGCCACGTGTTCCTCCATCAGTATCAGAAGAACCTGGTGGCCGTGGACGACAAAGGGGCCCTCAGAGTGTTC TCAAAACAATAGGATTACAGATTTCGGCAGGATTTCAGGAGTTGTCTTTAGCAGACAGGGGTGGACGTCGTAGAGATTTCCATGACATTGGGGTAAATACTCGGCAAGCCATAGAGCATGTTCAAGAATCAAAAACTG GTTCTTCAGGTGTTATGATAAAATTAACTACAAATTACTTTCGTTTGATGTCTCGACCCCAGTGGGCTTTATATCAGTACCATGTTTGCTATAATCCTGAGATGGAAGCACGCCGTCTTCGATCAGCTTTGCTCTTTCAGCATGAAGAGCTAATTGGAAAGACACATGCATTTGATGGATCAATATTATTCTTGCCAAAAAACCTAGGGAATAAG GTTACTGAAGTGTTTAGTAGGACTCGAAATGGAGAGGATGTGAAGATAACAATCACATTGACTAATGAGTTGCCACCTACTTCACCTACGTGTCTGCAGTTTTACAACATCATTTTTAGAAG GCTGTTGAAGATGTTGAATTTCCAGCAGATTGGACGTAATTATTACAACCCCAGTGACCCAATCAGCATCCCTAAACACAG GTTGATGGTTTGGCCGGGCTTCACAACTTCTATCCTCCAGTATGAGGAAAGCATTATGTTATGTACGGATGTGAGCTATAAGGTTCTCCGCAGTGAAACAGTGTTGGATTTTATGTACAGTCTGTATTACCAGGTTGAAGAGCAAAGATTTAGAGATGCGTGTGCTAAGGAGCTGATAGGTTTAATTGTTCTAACAAA GTATAATAACAGAACATACAGAGTTGATGACATTGACTGGGATGCCAATCCACGGTGTACCTTTAGAAAAGCAGATGGTTCTGAGATCAGCTATGTGGACTACTACAAAAGG CAGTATAATCAAGAAATTACCGACTTGAACCAGCCTGTCTTGATCAGTCAGTctaagaggaagagaggaaaccTGATGCCAGGACCTGTGGCTCTAATTCCAGAGCTGTGCTTCCTAACAG GATTAACTGAGAAGATGCGTAATGATTTTAATATGATGAAAGACTTGTCTAGTCATACACGAGTGCCACCTGAGCAAAGGAAACATGAAATTGGAAGACTTATTGACTACATCCGAAA AGATGACAATGTTCAGAAGGAACTCCGAGACTGGGGTTTAAGCTTTGATTCCAATTTATTATCCTTTTCGGGAAGAGTTATTCAAGGAGAAAAGATCCTTCAATCAGGAAATGTG TTTGATTACAATCCTCAGTTTGCTGACTGGTCAAAGGAAACCAAGGGAGCTCCCTTAATCTGTGCAAAGCCTCTAGAAAACTGGTTGTTAATATACACACGGCGCAACTATGAGATTGCTAATATATTACTTCAGAATCTCTTTAAAGTCACACCATCTATGGGAATCAGAATGAACAAGGCAACCAT GATTGAAGTAGAAGATAGAACAGAAGCTTATTTAAGGGTTTTACAGCAATGTATTACCCCTGACACAAACATA gcagTTTGTGTTTTGTCTAGTTCCCGAAAGGATAAATACGATGCCATCAAGAAATACTTATGTACAGATTGTCCCATTCCCAGTCAATGTGTGCTTGCTCGCACTTTAAGCAAGCCTCAGACTGCTATGGCTGTAGCAACAAAAATTGCCTTACAAATGAACTGTAAAATGGGTGGAGAACTTTGGAGTGTTGAGATCCCa CTGAAACAGGTGATGGTTGTGGGAATTGATTGTTACCATGACACTTTGTCTGGAAAGCACTCAATCGCAGGATTTGTAGCTAACCTGAATCAAACAATGACACG GTGGTTCTCCCGCTGTGTTGTTCAAGGTCAGGGGCAAGAGATTGTGGATGGGCTCAAGGCCTGCTTGCAAA ctgctctAAGAGACTGGTTCAAGTGGAATAAGTATTTGCCCTCTCGTATTATTGTGTATCGTGATGGTGTAGGAGATGGACAACTGCATACTTTGGTTAATTACGAAGTGCCTCAGTTCCTGGATTGCTTGAAGAGTGTTGGTAAAGACTACAA tcCAAGACTTACTGTGATAGTTGTGAAGAAACGAGTGAATACCAGATTCTTTGCACAGAGTGGTGGAGCACTTAAAAACCCACCCCCTGGTACTGTTGTTGATGTGGAGGTTACCAGACCAGAGTG GTATGATTTCTTTATTGTGAGTCAGGCAGTGAGAAATGGTTGTGTTGCACCCACTCATTATAATGTGATTTATGACACTAGCGGTCTGAAACCAGATCACTTACAACGTTTAACCTACAAACTTTGCCACATGTACTATAATTGGTCG ggtgttatcagagtaCCTGCTCCTTGCCAGTATGCTCATAAACTGGCTTTCCTCGTAGGTCAGAGTATTCACAGAGAACCAAACCTGTTGCTTTCAGACAGACTTTACTATCTTTGA